GAAGTAAGTTGTGTGGCGAATCCAACACAGTTTGATTTCTCATGTAGGATTTATTAGTGTTGTCAGTAACATTCTCAATGGTTTTATGATAGAAataagaaagattaaaataagtGTGTTTTCTAAATTGACACCCTTGTTTAGAGGAAAATACCAGGCAAGCTGTGACTTATTATCTTGAAGGATGTATTGCAAGTGAAATAAAGGGAGATTATCTAGGGCCAGAAGTTCCAGAAGACTGGGTTTGCATCATCAGTGGGAGCCCAGTATTAACACTACACTGGGACCATTAGGATAGACATGCTATAGCTGAGCGTTTAGACTTGAGACTGCAGGAAGGTCCTAAAGCTCGTAGCAAAGCAAAGTTGTTCTGAGATTGAAACTTAGAAGGAAGGGTACAAAAAAATTAGCACTTCCAGTAGACTTTCTGCTTGAACCAGTTGGGGGGTCCAGTTGAATAGACCCGAAAATGGTGGAGATTAGCAGTTTactatttgaaaacagaaagtgtTAGTGTCTTCTAGCAGGAGAACTTTTCCTGCCTATGCAGTACTGATGCCTTGCAAGTTATGGAAATATTTGGACAAATGCGAGGGAATGATTCTGGAGGCATGCAATTAAAAACCTTTTCCAGTATTTGGAGTGTGAAGCTATtcttgaatttcagaaaatccttttaaaatgtactctCAGAACACATGTTGGCTCATCAGTTTGTGCATACAGAACCCATTGTGCAGAAAGGTGATCAGTCTCCTTTTTATGATGATAATAATCATccttacagatttatttttaatgacttgtTTGAAAGCATGTCATTTAACTTCTGCTGTTAAATTCAGGCTAGTCATTGCTTGACAGAGTTGAAGATGTGacctgaattttcatttttatttttggaagttgGCTAAACCTTCTTACTATGCTATTAATTatataatgataaaaatattattccaaCTTAATGAAGCATATTTGAAAACAGCAGTCTTGCCTAAGATTAACAAGAGTAGGTTTAAAAAGTAGCAAACTCAAAGTATATGAGAGTATTCAGTTACTTCTTAGTCAGCTTTTTatgtgggtgtttttttaatgatctttgGTCTGCTTTTTgtgtgggtgtttttttaatgatctttgGTATGCTTTTTATGTTATATAGAtttctttcaattatttttgtctAGCATTTGTCAGAaccttttcctctgaaacattagtcactttcctttcttcattgttgggttttctgttttagaTTCAGTATGATATCGCCAGAGTtaaacagaagatgaaagaatTAGCCAGTCTTCATGATAAACATCTAAACAGACCAACACTGGATGACAGCAGTGAAGAAGAACGGGCAATAGAAATAACAACCCAAGAGATCACACAGGTACAGGCTGCTTTCAATTCTAAACCTACAGTTTGACATACCTGTAATGCATCATGATGAGGCAGTGGTTTCCTTTGagtaaagcatttcttttgtaatcAGTATTAGTCAGCCAGAAGTCCTGGGCTCTATGTTTGGTACTGCACTCGCTGTCTTAGTGGACTACTCAGAGTCACTTAACCTCCCTGTTCTTTTACTTACCTATTTGCTTTTCTACTTGGAATAGGATGGGGAGACTTAATCAAATTACACTTACAGATATCTCagaaatacacatatatatatatatattctaagGCTTCTGGTCCAAGCAGTTATAATGAAGCAAATGTCTTTGGTCAGAAGTAGTTGTGTTACTCTGCTACCCTGTTAGCTTAAGTTGTTTGTTCATTTATGTTCTGTGTTTCCATACCTTTTTGAACATTGCACTGGgcaataagaaattaatttaaaaatctagaaATCAAAATATGAGTCTTCCCTTTGCAACTTTTGCAATGTGATATGTAAAGTGTGTTGCTGTATGTTTTTTACTAATGGAATTGTTTTCTCAGTTATTTCACAGATGTCAGAGAGCAGTCCAGGTCTTGCAGAGCAGGTCACGTAGTTGTACAGAACAAGAAGCACGTGTTCTCAGGAATGTAGTGTCTTCCTTAGCACAGTCCCTTCAGGACCTATCCACCAACTTTAGGCATGCACAGTCTGACTATCTCAAACGTAAGCATAAGAGATACAGTAATAGATGGGCACCTTCTGTGGAAACCACTAATTAAGGTGTGCTTATTTTCTTGATTGggaaaactgaagcacagaagtgTTAAGTGATGCACACAGGACTACCAGAAGTATATTAGAGTGGAAGTTAGAATTTTGGAGTTTCTGGTTCACAGCCCGTGTTTAAACTGCTTTATTCTACCTCTCTTTTGTATTGCTAAAGGAGAAATTTCACGGTTAAATATATCAACAAAACCAGTCTGCCTCATCCATccacattttttaatgtgtcaTTGCTTCTCAAATTGTGGTCTGCAAAGCTACTTCTGTTACACTGGTGAGGCAGCCATTGGTCTTCAGACATGATATCTGCTGTTAATTGGTAGTCTGTGATAGACAAAACTTAAAAAGATAGTCTGtgataaattaaaattctgcatCCATAAACAGATCAGAAGTGGAATATCATCTGTTTAAAACTCTAAAATTGTGTGCAATTCTATTTTCAGTTAAGTAAGATTACTTTAATCTTGGaagaaacccacaaaaaattgattttcaaatttaataCTGATATAATATTTCTTCCTCCCATGGTATAAATGGCACAGATGGAACTTAAGATCACAATTCAGATAAAGGATGGTCCTAAGAGAATTTGTTAGAAAATAGCCTAGAGTGATCACACTTTAAGGCTCTTAACTTacctaatttttttaacttcatggAACACAATGACTTAAAAATCACCGATTTAATCAGCATCTTACAAGTCTGGTTGAATTTGTTACGCTTTCTTAAATAGTAAGCCTCTGTGACAGTTAAAATTTAGATACTGCTATTTGTCATTTATTAgccagattttctttcttgtgcttttctaTCTGGTGCTTACTTACTCTTACATTAATTTTAGTTTGCGTAAATATTATGCTCAAACATAGTTTGTCTTTTACAGGCGTGAAGAATAGAGAAGAAAGATCCAAACACTTCTTTGACACCTCAGTTCCACTGATGGATGATGCGGAGGATGATACACTTTATGATAGAGTAAGTTAAGATATTATTATGCAAATTCAAtacaaagaaactttttaatGTACCTTCAGTTTTagtatgaaaatataaaaatggtaTGCCATGAGCACCAAGCTACATGGAAATCCTATTTCTGCAAATTTCTGTGATGCATTTTCCTAATTAGTTTTGCTGTTGCAATGTTAAGATGATTGTGCCATCAGCCTCAGTGTTGCAGTGTGAGGAAACTCAGTTTGACTACTGAATTCTCTTTACATGACTGAGAGGGACTAGAAGGTCTGTAAATTCAGTGCTGTCCTTTGTCATACCACCTTTCTGGGCAGATGCAAGAGTAATTGTTAAAAAGCTGTGTGATTCTGAGTTTGGATGGAAGGTGGCACTCTTTAAAGTGAACTTTAAAGCGTAACTGAAGATTTTCAGTATTACAAATTGTTGCAAATAATGGTGTAATGATTTGTTTCTGCGCAGTTAAGTTACGTTGTAGAGCTGTACCAGACCCacttcttttttactttgttgtCGAGTTTGGGGATACTGCATTTCTAAGCAATGGTGGGATCTGTTCTAGTGTGTCTTGTCTAATAGTGCCACAGAATACTTTTAACTGTAATCCTTAATGTTCAACTGAAAACTTACTGAAAAAGTCAAGGCAGCTTTTCAGCTAATCTTGTGTATAAGAGGTTTTTCACTTATCCCTAAATAAGAGTGATGGGGAAATGATAGTATTCAGTTGTGAATGGCCTTGGGAGACAAAAACAGTAAGGTCTCTAtggtttataaaaaaaatcagaattgctGCGCTGGCTTTGCATTGGCATTATGGGACTTTCTGTAATGCTGATCAATCAGTAGATATTCGATAACTACTAGACACTTGCATGTATTGGTTTTTACACCAATAAAAACACTGGTTTAGGACagatcttattttaaaaagttgtgtgTTTGGGCAGGATGCaagatttacattttctctACTCAAACTATAAATAGCTATTTTAGTGACcctgaaactgtttttaaaatacaataaacttttttccttagatACTTGTCTACTAAGGAAATTCCAAAAGGACTGTTGTGTTATGAAATCTTACAATTATTTCTAGTGTTTTCGTGCTGTTGATGTTAGTTCAGCAtctaaatcttttatttcaacAGGGTTTTACGGATGACCAGCTAGCATTGGTGGAGCAAAA
The genomic region above belongs to Gymnogyps californianus isolate 813 chromosome 17, ASM1813914v2, whole genome shotgun sequence and contains:
- the STX16 gene encoding syntaxin-16 isoform X6; translation: MAAALADDRMALVSGISLDPEAAIGVTKRLPPKWVDGADEIQYDIARVKQKMKELASLHDKHLNRPTLDDSSEEERAIEITTQEITQLFHRCQRAVQVLQSRSRSCTEQEARVLRNVVSSLAQSLQDLSTNFRHAQSDYLKRVKNREERSKHFFDTSVPLMDDAEDDTLYDRGFTDDQLALVEQNTLMVEEREREIRQIVQSISDLNEIFRDLGAMIVEQGTVLDRIDYNVEQSCMKTEEGLKQLHKAEQYQKKNRKMLVILILFVIVIVLIVVLIGVKSH